The DNA window GCTATGACTTTATTCGAAGTCGCTCACTATGTACCAGAAAAACCCATGTACGAACAGGGTATGATCTTAATCCCTCACCTAGCTACCTTAGGCTGGGGAGTAGGTCCCGGTGGTGAAGTTATCAATACCTACCCCTACTTCGTCGTTGGTGTTCTTCACCTAATTTCTTCCGCCGTATTAGGTTTAGGTGGTATTTATCACGCTATCCGTGGTCCAGAAACCTTAGAAGAATACTCAAGCTTCTTCGGTTACGACTGGAAAGATAAAAACCAAATGACCAATATCATTGGATATCACCTAATTTTATTGGGCTGTGGAGCACTACTACTAGTGTTCAAAGCCATGTTTTTCGGTGGTGTATATGATACTTGGGCTCCCGGTGGTGGTGACGTTAGAGTCATTACCAATCCTACTCTGAACCCCGCGACTATCTTCGGTTATCTGGTCAAAGCACCTTTTGGTGGTGAAGGCTGGATTGTCGGCGTTAGTAACATGGAAGATATCATTGGTGGTCATATTTGGATTGGTCTGATCTGTATCGCAGGTGGTATTTGGCACATTTTAACCAGACCTTTCGGTTGGGCACGTCGTGCTTTAATCTGGTCGGGTGAAGCATATTTATCCTACAGTTTGGGCGCGCTCTCTCTGATGGGTCTTATTGCTTCTATGTATGTTTGGTTCAATAACACCGCTTACCCCAGCGAGTTTTATGGACCTACTAACGCTGAATCTTCTCAAGCTCAATCTTTTATCTTCTTGGTACGTGACCAAAAATTAGGAGCTAACATCGCTTCTTCTCAAGGTCCTACCGGTCTAGGTAAATATCTCATGCGCTCTCCCACTGGTGAAATCATCTTCGGTGGTGAAACGATGCGCTTCTGGGACTTCCGTGGTCCTTGGTTAGAGCCTCTACGTGGACCCAATGGTCTCGACCTAGATAAACTCAGAAATGACGTTCAGCCTTGGCAAATTCGTCGCGCTTCTGAGTACATGACCCACGCTCCTAATGGTTCCATTAACTCTGTTGGTGGTATTATTACTGAGCCTAACTCTTTTAACTTCGTTAACCTACGTCAGTGGTTAGCTGGTTCTCACTTTATCCTAGGTTTCTTCTTCCTAATTGGTCACCTTTGGCACGCAGGTCGCGCTCGCGCTGCTGTGGCTGGTTTTGAAAAAGGTATCAACCGTAAGACTGAACCTGTACTATCTATGCCTGAACTAGACTAGTTAACTGTAGTTAGTAATTTTTAAAGCCCCTACATTACGTGGGGGTTTAATTTTTGTTAAGCAAAAATGCAGATAAGGGTTTATTATATCTTTGTTAATTTTAAATGAATCAAGCAATGAAGCAACGCGGAGTAACAGTCTGGTTTACAGGTCTAAGTGGCGCTGGAAAAACTACTATAACCACTGCAGTGGCTGAGCTATTAAAAGAGAAAGGCTATGGTTTTGAGATTCTAGATGGTGATATCGTGCGCGAAAATCTCACCAAAGGTTTAGGATTTAGCAAAGAGGATCGCGATACAAATATACGCCGCATCGGTTTTGTCTCTCATTTGTTAACTCGTAATGGTGTGATCGTCCTAGTTTCTGCTATTTCTCCCTATCGTGAGATTCGCGAAGAAGTGCGCGGTACAATTGGCGACTTTGTAGAAATTTTTGTCAATGCTCCTTTGAACGTTTGTGAAGATCGAGACGTTAAAGGCTTGTACAAGCGCGCGAGAGCTGGAGAAATCAAGTCTTTTACGGGTATTGACGATCCCTATGAACCACCGTTGAATCCAGAAGTAGAGTGCAGAACGGACTTAGAAGAGCTGTCGGAAAGCGTTAACAAGGTTTTTGCTAAACTCCAAGAGTTGGGCTACATTCAAGAGCAAATTGCTGTTTCAGTCTAAGTTAACCATAACCCCAGAGACCTTAGAAAGGAGGAAAATAAGTGTTTTCAGAGTTTAGTATTAATAATCCTTGGTTGATTGGCGCTGGAGTTAATAGTTTTTTACTGGCGATCGCTCTAATCACACCCAAGAAATTACTTACCCTCGCTGGTTTAGCCAACGCTTGGTTATTAGGAGTAATCATCTGGGCTACTCTGGGGTTACCGGGTTACGTCGTAGTCATGTTTTACTTTTTGGTAGGTTCTGGGGTAACTAGAATAGGTATGGCTCAAAAGGAAGCCGAGGGAATCGCCGAAAAGCGTTCCGGTGCTAGAGGTCCAGAAAATGTTTGGGGTTCAGCTTTAGTTGGGGCTATTTGTGCTTTAGCTACCCTCTGGTTAGAAGCGGATTGGCTATTACTCCTTGGTTATGTGGCTAGCTTTAGTACTAAGCTCTCAGATACTACCGCTAGTGAGATTGGCAAAGCCTATGGTCAAAGAACGTTTCTGATTACCACTCTCCAATGCGTCCCCCGGGGAACAGAGGGAGCTGTCAGTCTGGAGGGAACTTTAGCAGGAATCGTCGCTTCCGCAGTAATAGCGCTGGTAGGTTGGGGTGTGGGTTTAATTACGCCTATGGGGATTATTTATTGCGTGATTGCGGCTTTTGTCGCTACGACCCTAGAGAGTTTAATTGGTGCTACTGTACAATCTAAATTTACTTGGCTTACTAATGAATTGGTGAATGTCATTAATACCTTCTTAGGGGCGGCGATCGCTATCTTTTTGGTCTATGTCAACGGATAATCATCCACTGGTGCAATTGAGAGCCGCTAAAATACCCTTTATTGGGAACATAGCGGTTCACTATTGGCTGGTTACATGGCACAATCAAAGCGTTGATCGCTGGGAAGTGTGGCAAAGAGCCCACCGCTGTCAACATAGTTGGGGTCATTTGCATCGTAATCTTATGTACTATGCTCAAGGGGTGGGTAACGGCGCTAGTTGGGTTGAAGCCGAATGGCAAGGAATGGAAGCAGATTTATTAATAGCTACGATTATCAATAGTCCTGATAGCTACCCCTACAAATACTTATATCGCTATTGGCCTGGACCTAATAGTAATACTTATGTGCAGTGGATTTTAAACCAAGCACAGACTCAATATTCACTCAGCTCTCTAGGTATAGGCAAAGATTATTAAGGCTATCTTTTTTGTCATTCGCTTTTTAGATAATTGTGATCAGGGGAGTGGAAACGATCTTTTGAATATTTTCCTAGAATTGACTTAAGCTTAAATTAAGGAGGGAAAATATTTGAGATTAGAAAACGCTTAAATTTCTCGCTAATGCTGACACGGTTACTAAAATGAATACAAAATTAGTTGAATATCTCGTACAAATTATTCAATCCCTTTCTGAAGAAGAAAGATTGCTCTTAGACAAGGAATTAGTGGCACATCTTCCTAATTTCTCAGACCATGAAATTACAACAGATGTTGATAAACTAGCACAAGCTTTAGCGGAATTGCGACGAATTTGCACTGAAGAAAACTATACCCTAGAAATTCTCCCTCGCCAAGATCGCTCTAATTCTTTTGCAGAAAGCTTAAATGAAATTCCTGTGTGATACTAACATTATCAAAGACCTTTTGTTTTTAACCATTCTGGGTTGTAGAGTCGAGATTGATAACGCGCACCTCCATCGCAGAGGACGGTGACAATTGTGTGACCCGGACCCATCTCTTTAGCTAAAGCTATCGCTGCACCCACATTAATACCAACCGAACCTCCCATTAATAATCCATCTTGACGCAGTAACTGATAAATTACCCTGATCGCTTCGGGGTCATCTACTTGAATCGCGTCATCTATGGGTACTCCTTCCATATTGGCAGTAATGCGACTGTTCCCAATACCTTCGGTGATGGAATTGCCCTGAATCGTAATCTTTCCGGTTTTCACGTAACTATATAAACCACTTCCGAGAGGATCAGCTACCACACACTTAATCTCGGGATTTTTCTCTTTAAGAAATAAAGCAACTCCTGCAAAAGTACCCCCTGTACCGGTAGATGCTACCCAAGCGTCTATTTTTCCCCCGGTTTGTTGCCAAATTTCTGGTCCAGTGGTTTCATAATGGGCTTGACGATTAGCTAAATTATCAAATTGATTAGCCCAGATAGCGTTTTCCATTTCGGAGGCGATGCGCCCAGATAGTTTGACGTAGTTATTGGGATCTTTGTAGGGTACAGCGGGAACAGGACGTACTTCTGCGCCCAATAGCCTGAGAGTATCCATTTTCTCTTGGGATTGAGTATCTGGGATAATAATTAGACACTTATACCCTTTTGCATTACAAATATGTGCTAAACCGATACCCGTATTACCCGCGGTTCCTTCTACCACGGTACCACCTGGTTTGAGTATACCCTGAGCTTCGGCGTCTTGAATAATATATAAAGCGGCGCGATCTTTGACGGAACCCCCGGGATTAAGAAATTCTGCTTTACCCAAAATCTCGCAGCCCGTTGCTTCGCTGAAGCTTTTTAAGCGAATTAGGGGAGTATTCCCCACTGTACCTACAAAACCGTCTTTAATATCCATAATTATCATTTTTATCAGTTAAACATTGATATTGCTTTTCAGTTATACGTCCTGCCGCGTAGAGTGTGTTACTAATCTCAGAAATGGTCATAACTGCGTAGGCTTGATAGCCTTGATCTTGTAATCTCTCTGTTACACCTCGTTCATGGTTGATAAATACGACGATATCTTGAATTATTAAACCACAGGATTGCAATTTAGCGGCTCCTTCTAGGGCGCTATTCCCAGAGATTAAGATATCATCGATTACGACTACCTTTTCTCCGGGTTGATAGTGACCTTCGATCATACGACGAGTACCGTGGGCTTTTACCTCTTTGCGGGGAAAAATCATAGGATGATGGAGCATCAATGCTAAACCGGTAGCTGTGGGTAAAGCTCCGTAGGGAATACCTGCGATGCGATCGAAGGTTAATTTTTCCACTATTTTGGCATAAGCATGGAGTACTTGATGGAATAATTGGGGTTGAGAAATAATTTTTCTTAAGTCAATGTAGTAGGAAAAAGTCGCTCCTGAAGCTTGGACAAAATCACCAAATAATAAGCAGCCAATGTCATAGAGTTGTAAGATTAACTCTTGATGAGGATGTTGTTGGAGTAGACAGACGTTTGACGTCCATAAATCGCAGTAATTATTAGTTGCAGCTCTAATTTCATTGACTTCTTGATTGAGAGTGATCACTTTTTCGCGCAGATTAGTCTCACTCAACCAGTCTTGAGGAATCGGTAAGATTAATCCTTCACCCTTTGCTGATAAACCAGTGCTTAAAATATCGCTCTTGTGGATCGCTTCTTGCCAAAAACTGCGCAATAGTAGCGTTCTTTCTGGGGCTATAGCTCTAATTTTACTAATTATTTCGGTTTGAGTCGTTCCTACTTCTAAAAATATTTGTTCTGGAGTTCCCCAGTTTTTCGCTTCTCGCACCACTTGCAGATAAAGGGGAAAAGCCGACTGTGGGTATTCCTGTAGAATAGATGCACCAGGATTGGAGGTACAACAGAGCACGAATACTCCTTTATCAGGATAAAGCAAAAAGGGTATAGCTTGATCTTGTCCTGCATAAGGACTAATGGTAACTGCGTCTACTGCCCAATCTTCAAAAATAGTCTCAGCGAAGCGACTGCTACTGTTAAGATCGCCGTGTTTAGCGTCTAAAATAACAGGGATATGTTTGGGAATGATTTGGAGAATTTCGATTAATAATTCTATGCCCTCTACGCCAAGAGCTTGGTAGAATCCTAAGGTGGGTTTATAAGCACAGACCAAATCCGAGGTTTGAGCGATCGCCTCGGTTAACCAATCTCTCAATTGAGCTTTGCTGATTTTACCCCCCTTTAAGTACTTTGGGGGAATCATTTCCGGGTTGGGATCTAAACCTATTAATAATAGGCTCTGATTGAGTGCGATCGCCTGATTTAATTTTTCAAAAAAACTCATTCTAAACAGGAAACACAGGAGATAGAGATTATCTTAGCAGTTTGTTGTTCTGTTTAAAGACTTTTCCCGATAGTTACCAGGTGTCATCCCAATAAATCTGCGAAATAGCTTAATAAAATGGCTTTGATTAGAGAAACCGACTCGTTCTCCTATTTCTGCAATCGATAACTTTTCCTTAGCTAATAACTGTTTTGCTCGTTCTATCCGTTGTTGGTTTAGATATTTGTGAGGTGGGATTCCCATCGAGCGCTTAAATAGATGACAGAAATAGTACTGACTGATGTCCAACTCTTGGGCGATCGCTTCTAGAGTCACTCCTTCTGCTAAATGTTCTTGGAGATACTCTAAAGCTTGTTTGAGTTTATTTTTAGCCAGACCTTTTTGGTAAACTTTAATTGTAGGCACAGATGTAGAATATTGTCTCAGTAAATGCGCCGCCAAAGCAACGGACATTGATTCATAGTACAAGTTTCCCCCCAGAGCATCCGACTCTAGCTCCGATTTGAGTGCTAATCCCGTTCCCAGAATAAAAGGATCTGATTGGGTAAAAGGTTGAGGAATCAGCTCACCACGCGCAGGATCTATCCATTCTTGAGCTATAGTCTTAAAAAACATTGAATCAGGAAGCAAACTGACAAAACTTACCCAATCTTTAGATACAGAGCGAATAATAGTATTTGCCGGAAAAATCCCTAATGAGCCCATTTGTTGGTCAGGTTCGTAGCATTTACCGTCTAACCATATATTCCAGGTGTTTTTGGGATATGTTTGTAAATTTACTACAATAATATTTGACTCTGAGTAATGCTCAGGTGTATCGTGACGATTGCGACAATGAAGAACATTAACCTTGTTCCAGCCTAGATGGTTGCCACTGAGTAAAGGAGGATCAGGAAAAATTTCCTTTGTCGGATTTGGTTTTGTTACTTCTATTACAATCAAGTTCTGCTTTTCAGATGGTATTAAACTCATAGGGTTACAGCAGTAAGTAGTGTGTTACCAGAGAATATAACACCAAACTGTATGTCGCTTAAACAAGTTACATCTTTTTTTAGTTCTTTAGCTGAAAAGAAAACATGAAATTAGGAGAAATTGTCAAGAAAATTCTGATTGATCCTCGTAAACTTATAGAGTATACACTTAATCTTGATAACCCTAAAGGTGCAAACAAAGCCGTTATGTTTGAGCGTCATTTGAGTTTCACAAAAGACAACTATGAACTACTTTTAGAACAAATTTACAACCAAGTCTTAGAAGCAGAAGCCACTTTTCAACTGAGAGATAAACATGGCGATCGCTATCAAGTAGATATTGAAATTAACGGAGCTAAAGCAGGTCAAAGAGAAGTTGTTCGGACAGGGTGGATTGTTGAACCAGGTTCGGATACTGCTAGATTAATTACTTTATATGTAAGGAAAAGATTATGACTAAGCCTGAATTATTTGATCTTGTTGAATTACTAGTTGATTTGCCTAACGAGCAACAAGTTATTGGTGCCCAAGGAACAATTGTAGAGTGTTACGACGGGGGAAACTATGAAGTTGAATTTTCCAATGAAAATGGAGAAACTTTGGCTTTATATACCTTAGCTTCTCACCAATTTATGGTAGTATGGCAGGCGAGAACAAAAAAATGGGTCACTACAACTGATAAGGTCACTTCTTTAATTAATTATCTTTCTGAGGAAAAACAAGAAGAACTTTTAAATTTTGCTCGTTTCCTATATCATCAAGCATAAAGAAAGAGTAAGAGTTGAGGAGTGCGATCGCTTTTTACTCCCTCTCAAGGAATCATGTCCTGGTTGGGATTTAATAAGCTCTGATTGAGAGCGATCGCTTTCCGTCGGAGGTTAACAGGATAAACCTAGTTAGTGATCGTCTTGAGAATTCGTTTTAATTTTAGGCTTAGTGAGGAGTGCGATCGCCCCCAATACCAAAACCGATAGAACCGATGAAGGTTCCGGTACTACTCTCACCTGTACGTTATCGATTACTAGTCCAGAGGAGACGATTCTATCTACATCGTCAACCACGACAAACCCCAGGGAGTAATCACCTGCTGAGAGGGTTTGAGAGAATACAGTTGTTCCCGTTGCTCGTGCAAAGCCCAATCCTCCCGTACTGAAAACGCTGTCACTTACACTCCCTAAGGTAATTACGTTAGCAGAGAGACTAGTATTGTTGACTAAAGTCAGGAAAGCCGTGTCATTCTTGGGTAAACTAGCATCGGTAACTTCATCAGTCAAGAAATTCCACTCAAAACTGAGGATATCTCCTGCATTAGCCGTAAAACCCACATTCCGCACTTCTTAGCTGTAACATTAAAGCAATATATTCACTCTGAAAGTATTGACGATTGTCTTAAGTATTTATGCTTAAGATTTTATTTTTTAGCGATTGCCGTTTTACAGCAGTTTTAGTCTAGACACACCCCCTACATCACGTTCACCTAAACATAGCTTAAAAATGTGCTATTTAACCCACTAATTAAACTGGTGTTATCTCCGACTACCCCTATAATATCGCCTGCATTGGTTGCGATCGCTGTATCCTTAGCTGCTGTCCCGTAAAAGTTAAGGCTTTTGTTTAAAGTGTAATTGCTAGCAGACCCCTTCAGTTGAATTTTATCTCCAGATCCTAGATCGACAATAATAGCGTAACCGTTATTACCATCGCCGTTGTAAAATACGGTGGATGAATGACCTAGAACGAAAAGATCAGAACCTGAACCCCCGATTAAAGTGTCTTTTTCGTTAAGTCCTATAGACCCATAGAGAGTATCGTTCCCAGCCTCCCCACTAAGGGTATCGTTCCCAGCCTCCCCACTAAGGATATCGTTCCCAGCCCCCCCATAAAATAAATCGTTTCCAGACCCTCTCACTAGCTATTCTTGCTATTTTTGTTCTAATCTTGCTCAATCTGAAAAAATGGTTTTCAATTGAAAAACTTAACCACAGAAACTTTATGTATGACAATATTTGTAAAGTTATTGCACAACAGTTTCCCACCGACTTAGCGCAGTGGCTTTTGGGTCAATCTGTTCCTTTTTTTGAGCGTGCTTGAACTATTGGACACCTGTCGCATCCATTCTCAGATATACGGCTACGAACTCCACAGGGTTTGAATGTTTGTGGCGGTAGCAATAGAGTACTATTTTGTTTATAGTCAATATTTACATTGTGTAAATATTCCGCATGAGATATGGTTGGGATAAAGAGAAAAACCGCCGCAATCTTGAACGGCATGGAATCACTTTTGAGGACGCAATACGAATTTTTGAGGGGGTGACTCTTGAAGAGGAAGATGACCGTTTCGATTATGGCGAAACTCGCATTTACGCCATTGGGCTTGTGAACGGGCTAGAAATAACGGTAATTTACACCGACAGAAACGATGATGAGAGACGCATCATTTTGGCTTGGAGAGCAGAACCTCATGAACGACGAGTATACTGGCGAAGCATCAATGAATGAAACTGGCACAGATTGGGATCGTCTGCATCGTATGAGCGAAGCAGAGATTCATGCCGCCATTAGCGGCGACCCAGACATTATCCCGACAAATGAGGCTTTTTGGGAAAATGCCGAACTGGTCATGCCGCAGCGCAGGCCCACCATTACGCTTAGCCTTGATGCTGATGTATTAGCATGGCTAAGAAATCAGGGCGATGATTATCAAAATCGTATCAACGCTATTCTACGGTCTTACATAAATGCCCAAGACGACGGAGTAAATTGACACTAAAGATAGCCAATTACAAAACTTAAAACCAATTGAAGAAACTATTAGGGCCCTAATTTGAAGTATATCACTCCACAAGTAGGAGTTTTTTCTATATAAGTATTTACCCGGACTTGATATTATCCAGTGGTGTTATTTTCCTTTGAAGAACCAAAAAGGCCAGAAAATGACAAATATATAGTAAGATTCCCAGATAAATAGGTATTAAACTTTAACTTTGTCAGTATTCAATTCAACAGGTTAAACTGGCGCGATTATGTGCGACAACCTTCTCCCATAGCAGCATTAATGGCAAAAATGCAGTTCGAGCCACAAGAGAGAGCAAGAGTCAAGTTAGACTGTTAGAGGATGATAGGGACGTGGGACCTGTTTCAGTGAGAGGCTTAAACTCTAGACACTTTTCCAAACAATCTGCAAATCCAGAACAAAACCCGACAGAATATCTTCCCCCGCTAGCATAGTAGAGGATTCCACAATTTCTACATCGCGTCCTGGTCGATAAATTTCTACTTGGCGGTTTTTCGGGTTAATTAACCACCCGAGTTTAACCCCCTGTTCGATATATTCCTCCATTTTTCTCTGGGTTTGTGATAGGTCATCGCTAGGAGACATTAATTCAATGACAAAATCAGGGACGATGGGGGGAAACTTTTCTTTTTCTTCAGAGGTGAGGGTATTCCATCTTTCCTGTTTAATCCAGGAGACATCCGGCGAACGGTTAGCCCCATTAGGAAATTTGAAACAGGTGGAAGAATCAAAGACTTCACCTAATTGGGTTTGTTCGTTCCAGACAACAAAGCGACTTGTTAGTTTAGCATTAAGTTTTCCTGTTTCCCCACCTGTGGGAGGCATAATAATAATTTCTCCTTGAGCATTACGTTCAAGCTTGGTGTCTGGATTTTTTCTACACAGTTTATAAAATTGCTCGTCGGTGAGTTGACAGACTGAGGAAAAGTCGAGAGTATAAGAAGCGATCATGGGGACTTAGATTCAGAAGGAATCACTCAGATTTTAGCATTCTTACTTGTAACGTTTCAATTGCCAACGAGGGATCTATCAGTATGATACTTCTAGGTGAAGGGGTTGGGAAATAATTATTACATCCCATCACCCTATAGTATTAAGTCCTAAAGTATGTAAACCAGGACAAAGAGAATGACCCAAACGACATCAACGAAGTGCCAATAGAGTTCAGCCGCTTCTACGCCGAAATGACTCACACTGGAATAGTGACCAGGACGTTGCGATCGCGCTAAAACAAACAGAATCAGCAGTAAACCTATGGTGACGTGGAGACCGTGGAATCCGGTCAACACATAGAAACTACTGGCAAAAAGATTAGTAGTCAGACCAAACTCGAGATGAAAATACTCATAGAGTTGTCCTGCTAAAAAGATAGCACCCATGACAGCGGTAATCGCAAACCAAAAACGCAAACCAGAAATATCATTTTTCTTGATAGCGCTTTGTCCGCGATGCATGACGAAGCTACTAGAAATCAGGATAATACTGTTAATTCCCGGTAAAAGCTTTTCTAATTCAGGAGTTCCCTCAGGAGGCCAAACCGGCAACATAGCGCGGTAGATTAAGAAAGCCGAAAATAGACCCAAAAAGATCATTCCTTCAGCCGCGAGGAATAAAACAACCCCGAACATACGGAAGTCGTGATGATGTCCGTGACCATTATGATCTGTGTGGGTTTCTGAGACAATAGGGTGATTTACTGTTGAACCTTGCATTGTTTCTCTATCAATTAATTACTGCTAACCTTCTGAAGCTACTTCAGCCAAGAGATCTTGAACCGATTCCGGTGCTGATGATTCGAAGTCGATACCGTATTCGTAGGGACCCGCCCATAATACTGGTTCTTCGGTAAAGTTTTCAATTGCAGGAGGCGAGGAAGTTTGCCATTCGAGAGTCAAGCTACGCCAGGGGTTACGTCCCGCTTCTTTACCCTTATTTATACTCCAAAGCACGTTGATCACAAAGGGAATGGTCGATAATGCCAGAATATAAGAACCCATCGTAACGACCAAGTTTAGTGGTTGAAATTCCACATCATAAAGGGCGATACGACGATTCATCCCCATCAAACCCAACTGGTGCATTGGTAAAAAGGTAATGTTTAAACCAATAAAAGTCATAGCGAAGTGGAGTCTTCCCAGGGTTTCATTGACCATGCGTCCAGTCATTTTCGGAAACCAGTGATATACCCCTGCGTACAAGCCCAAAACGCTACCGCCAAAGAGAACGTAGTGTAAATGAGCAACGATAAAATAGGTATCGTGAACGTGGATATCAAAGGGAACCGAAGCCAGCATGACCCCGCTTAAACCTCCAATTAAGAAGGAAGAAACAAAACCAATACCGAATAGTAAAGAAGTATTGAGGCTTAATTTGCCACCCCAAAGAGTACCGCACCAACTAAAGACTTTAATCCCCGTAGGTACAGCGATGAGCATGGTAGTAGCCATAAAGAACATCCGCAACCAACCGGGAGTACCACTAGTAAACATATGGTGCGCCCAGACGATCAAACCCAAAAAGCTGATAGCCAAACTAGAGTAGGCGATCGCTCGATAACCGAAGATGGGTTTACGAGAGTGTACCGGCAATACTTCCGATATAATACCAAAGAAAGGTAAAATCATGATGTATACCGCAGGGTGGGAGTAAAACCAAAACAAATGTTGATAAACAACGGGATCCCCACCACCCACTGGATTAAAGAAGCTAGTTCCTGCAATCAAATCAAATGATAGTAGGATCAAAGCCGCGGCTAAAACGGGGGTAGCGAGTAAAGCCAAAGCAGAAGTAGCGAGCATAGCCCAGCAGAATAGGGGCATACTGTGGATATCCATATCAGGAATCCGCATTTTAAGGATCGTGGTGATAAAATTGAGCGCTCCCAAAATCGAGGAGGTTCCCACAATCAAAATACTGAGAATCCAGATTTCTTCACCCCATTTACCACTTAGTAAACTCAGAGGAGGATAGGAAGTCCAGCCTGATTGAGGTGCTCCTACCAAGAAGCTGCTCAGTAACAAGATACCCCCAGGTGGAGTCATCCAAAACGCTAAGGCGTTCAAACGAGGAAAAGCCATATCCTCAGCCCCAACCATCAGAGGAATCAGATAATTAGCAAAACCCGCCCCCGCCGGCACGATCCAGAGAAAAATCATAATTGTGCCGTGGAGGGTGAGTAGCTGATTATAAAGTTCTGGATTAACTATGTTGGGTTCGGGGGTAGCTAACTCGGTGCGCATAATTTCAGCGAAGATACCACCGATAAAGTAAAAGAAAAAGGACATGACCAAGTATTGGATCCCAATTACTTTGTGGTCAGTACAAAAGGTAAAGTAGTCTTGCCACTTACGTTGTTTGGTGGTTGTAATTGCTGTGGTCGTCATCAGGAAGTTAGGGCTGTATTGCTTTTAATTGGGCTATTATTTCAGGATTAACTCCCATTTCTTGAGCGTAGGGAGCTAAGTATTCACCATCAGACATTTCACTTGTGTGGATAGCCATGGTTTTGGGTTCGAGTTCGCCTTGAGCGATCGTATTATCTTGTACCCACTGCTGATAATCTTCATCTGAGAGGACGTGTAGTACGGTTTTCATCCCTCCATGATAAGCACCGCAGAGTTCAGCACAAATAACTGGATATTCCCCTATCCGAGTCGGTGTAAAGGTAA is part of the Gloeocapsa sp. PCC 73106 genome and encodes:
- a CDS encoding BrnT family toxin, with the protein product MRYGWDKEKNRRNLERHGITFEDAIRIFEGVTLEEEDDRFDYGETRIYAIGLVNGLEITVIYTDRNDDERRIILAWRAEPHERRVYWRSINE
- a CDS encoding calcium-binding protein, with product MRGSGNDLFYGGAGNDILSGEAGNDTLSGEAGNDTLYGSIGLNEKDTLIGGSGSDLFVLGHSSTVFYNGDGNNGYAIIVDLGSGDKIQLKGSASNYTLNKSLNFYGTAAKDTAIATNAGDIIGVVGDNTSLISGLNSTFLSYV
- a CDS encoding DUF4926 domain-containing protein, which gives rise to MTKPELFDLVELLVDLPNEQQVIGAQGTIVECYDGGNYEVEFSNENGETLALYTLASHQFMVVWQARTKKWVTTTDKVTSLINYLSEEKQEELLNFARFLYHQA
- the ctaD gene encoding cytochrome c oxidase subunit I, translated to MTTTAITTTKQRKWQDYFTFCTDHKVIGIQYLVMSFFFYFIGGIFAEIMRTELATPEPNIVNPELYNQLLTLHGTIMIFLWIVPAGAGFANYLIPLMVGAEDMAFPRLNALAFWMTPPGGILLLSSFLVGAPQSGWTSYPPLSLLSGKWGEEIWILSILIVGTSSILGALNFITTILKMRIPDMDIHSMPLFCWAMLATSALALLATPVLAAALILLSFDLIAGTSFFNPVGGGDPVVYQHLFWFYSHPAVYIMILPFFGIISEVLPVHSRKPIFGYRAIAYSSLAISFLGLIVWAHHMFTSGTPGWLRMFFMATTMLIAVPTGIKVFSWCGTLWGGKLSLNTSLLFGIGFVSSFLIGGLSGVMLASVPFDIHVHDTYFIVAHLHYVLFGGSVLGLYAGVYHWFPKMTGRMVNETLGRLHFAMTFIGLNITFLPMHQLGLMGMNRRIALYDVEFQPLNLVVTMGSYILALSTIPFVINVLWSINKGKEAGRNPWRSLTLEWQTSSPPAIENFTEEPVLWAGPYEYGIDFESSAPESVQDLLAEVASEG
- a CDS encoding BrnA antitoxin family protein codes for the protein MNETGTDWDRLHRMSEAEIHAAISGDPDIIPTNEAFWENAELVMPQRRPTITLSLDADVLAWLRNQGDDYQNRINAILRSYINAQDDGVN
- a CDS encoding heme-copper oxidase subunit III, with the protein product MQGSTVNHPIVSETHTDHNGHGHHHDFRMFGVVLFLAAEGMIFLGLFSAFLIYRAMLPVWPPEGTPELEKLLPGINSIILISSSFVMHRGQSAIKKNDISGLRFWFAITAVMGAIFLAGQLYEYFHLEFGLTTNLFASSFYVLTGFHGLHVTIGLLLILFVLARSQRPGHYSSVSHFGVEAAELYWHFVDVVWVILFVLVYIL
- a CDS encoding Uma2 family endonuclease → MIASYTLDFSSVCQLTDEQFYKLCRKNPDTKLERNAQGEIIIMPPTGGETGKLNAKLTSRFVVWNEQTQLGEVFDSSTCFKFPNGANRSPDVSWIKQERWNTLTSEEKEKFPPIVPDFVIELMSPSDDLSQTQRKMEEYIEQGVKLGWLINPKNRQVEIYRPGRDVEIVESSTMLAGEDILSGFVLDLQIVWKSV